The following are from one region of the Streptomyces rubrogriseus genome:
- a CDS encoding GAF and ANTAR domain-containing protein, producing the protein MDWRDFGHQMAGMAQDLLAQGSVETTLERITGSATELVDGCDASGILLLDHGRARSLAPSCPLVEKLDRLQHRLGRGPCFGAARHGVEERVFRIPDLTLHEPRWPDFVSAAQELGVGSMMGFLLFTEDESFGALNIYSRRPGAFSEISEAAGIMLASHAAVALSSARTHAQMQEAVASRHRIGEAMGILMAGRHLTEQQAFDVIRRYSQETNTKLREVARLICERGSL; encoded by the coding sequence ATGGACTGGCGTGACTTCGGACATCAGATGGCGGGCATGGCCCAGGACCTGCTCGCGCAGGGCTCGGTGGAGACGACGTTGGAGCGGATCACGGGTTCGGCGACCGAGTTGGTGGACGGCTGTGATGCGTCCGGCATTCTCCTGCTGGACCACGGCCGGGCGCGGTCGCTGGCACCGAGCTGTCCTCTGGTCGAAAAGCTTGATCGGCTTCAGCACCGCCTGGGCCGGGGGCCGTGTTTCGGCGCTGCCCGCCACGGCGTGGAAGAGCGGGTGTTCCGGATCCCCGATCTGACGCTGCACGAGCCGCGCTGGCCGGACTTCGTGTCTGCCGCCCAGGAGCTGGGAGTGGGCAGCATGATGGGGTTCCTGCTGTTCACCGAGGACGAGAGCTTCGGCGCCCTGAACATCTACTCCCGGCGGCCCGGCGCCTTCAGCGAGATCAGTGAGGCAGCCGGCATCATGCTGGCCTCGCACGCCGCGGTCGCCCTGTCCAGCGCCCGCACCCACGCCCAGATGCAGGAGGCGGTCGCCAGCCGCCACCGGATCGGCGAGGCCATGGGCATCCTCATGGCCGGCCGCCACCTCACCGAGCAGCAGGCGTTCGACGTGATCCGCCGCTACTCGCAGGAGACCAACACCAAACTGCGCGAGGTCGCCCGCCTGATCTGCGAACGAGGCTCGTTGTAG
- a CDS encoding SpoIIE family protein phosphatase yields the protein MSSGRALDVHLFDETVAAIALFAGTEHRLVYQNGACARLLGARPIGLPAREAFPEPDAEEFLTVLDEVVATGRPCRLPEAREPDPGAPEQARYFVYSCTPVTMAEGHGAMVVALDTTAETMALERYEAVVTAVSQMVWVLRADGSARELVPGWQQLTGSPWHDRMDERWGAYVHPRDRARLRREWRAALAQEPPGLFETTFRVRAADGSYRHVSTRCVPILRNGRAEEWIAATDDIEDTWSATLRERLLAQIAQVSGESLDESFAVVVQAIVPELADACVIMLLGHEEWPLPEHVPVTARRAVSSTRHGLPARPPLRDQTVVISDTVRDVLARRAPRTLRLAAGEGVPPGIVPAVTEQWLRSADATSLTLYPLVAEDVILGYAATSANGDAPAPGPADTELLQRIFRSAERPIRKALDLQRARRTALRLQHAHLTSPPAVSGANLAACYEPASSANEIGGDWYDAVIHADGTLVLDIGDVAGHDLTAATAMGQLRSMLRGLAWNNGPECLPSTLLSMLENAAEGLDIASFTTAIHARMRRHRDGAWHMTWSNAGHPPPLLIPAQAEPYFLTGTDADPPLCVAPGVPRTSHTHTIAPGDTLLLYTDGLIETPTASLDEGQHRLLTASAHQRGSTLSELLGSLQRSLSDNRDDIALIAFRADPPG from the coding sequence ATGAGCTCGGGGCGAGCTCTCGACGTGCACCTCTTCGACGAGACGGTGGCGGCGATCGCGTTGTTCGCGGGCACCGAGCACCGGCTGGTCTACCAGAACGGTGCCTGTGCCAGGCTGCTCGGAGCCCGGCCGATCGGCCTGCCCGCGAGGGAGGCGTTCCCCGAACCGGATGCCGAGGAGTTCCTGACCGTGCTGGACGAGGTGGTCGCCACCGGGCGGCCGTGCCGGCTTCCCGAAGCCCGCGAGCCCGACCCCGGCGCCCCGGAACAGGCCCGGTACTTCGTGTACTCCTGTACGCCCGTCACGATGGCCGAAGGCCACGGCGCGATGGTCGTCGCGCTGGACACGACGGCCGAGACGATGGCACTCGAGCGGTACGAGGCGGTCGTGACGGCCGTCTCGCAGATGGTGTGGGTACTGCGTGCGGACGGATCCGCGAGGGAACTCGTCCCCGGCTGGCAGCAGTTGACCGGGAGCCCGTGGCACGACCGGATGGACGAGCGGTGGGGTGCGTACGTCCATCCCCGTGACCGGGCCCGCCTTCGGCGGGAGTGGCGTGCCGCCCTCGCCCAGGAGCCGCCGGGGCTGTTCGAGACCACGTTCCGGGTGCGGGCCGCCGACGGCTCGTACCGTCATGTGTCGACCCGGTGCGTGCCCATCCTGCGCAACGGCCGCGCCGAGGAGTGGATCGCCGCGACCGACGACATCGAGGACACGTGGAGCGCCACGCTGCGCGAACGCCTTCTCGCACAGATCGCACAGGTGTCCGGAGAAAGCCTGGACGAGTCCTTCGCCGTAGTGGTGCAGGCGATCGTCCCGGAGCTCGCGGACGCCTGCGTGATCATGCTCCTGGGCCACGAGGAGTGGCCCCTGCCCGAGCACGTACCGGTCACGGCCAGACGGGCCGTCTCCTCCACCCGCCACGGCCTGCCGGCTCGGCCTCCGTTGCGGGATCAGACCGTGGTCATCAGCGACACGGTGCGGGACGTGCTGGCGCGACGCGCTCCCCGCACCCTCCGTCTCGCGGCGGGCGAAGGAGTGCCGCCGGGCATCGTCCCAGCGGTCACCGAGCAGTGGCTCAGGAGCGCGGACGCCACCAGCCTGACCCTGTACCCGCTGGTGGCCGAGGACGTCATCCTCGGCTACGCCGCCACCAGCGCCAACGGGGACGCCCCCGCTCCCGGCCCCGCCGACACCGAGCTGCTGCAGAGGATCTTCCGTTCCGCGGAACGGCCCATCCGCAAGGCGCTCGACCTGCAGCGGGCGCGCCGCACCGCGCTGCGCCTCCAGCACGCTCACCTCACCAGCCCGCCGGCCGTCTCCGGCGCGAACCTGGCCGCCTGCTACGAGCCGGCCAGCTCCGCGAACGAGATCGGCGGCGACTGGTACGACGCCGTCATCCACGCCGACGGGACCCTCGTCCTCGACATCGGAGACGTCGCCGGACACGACCTCACCGCGGCCACCGCCATGGGGCAGCTGCGCAGCATGCTCAGAGGCCTCGCCTGGAACAACGGCCCGGAGTGCCTGCCCTCGACCCTTCTGAGCATGCTCGAGAACGCCGCCGAAGGGCTCGACATCGCCTCCTTCACGACCGCCATCCACGCCCGCATGCGCCGCCACCGGGACGGCGCCTGGCACATGACCTGGTCCAACGCCGGCCACCCGCCGCCCCTGCTCATTCCCGCCCAGGCCGAGCCCTACTTCCTCACCGGCACCGACGCGGACCCCCCGCTGTGCGTCGCCCCGGGCGTCCCGCGTACCAGCCACACCCACACCATCGCCCCCGGAGACACCCTCCTGCTCTACACCGACGGCCTCATCGAAACCCCCACCGCCTCCCTCGACGAGGGCCAGCACAGACTTCTGACCGCGTCGGCACACCAGCGCGGCAGTACCCTGTCCGAACTCCTCGGTTCCCTGCAGCGCAGTCTCTCCGACAACCGGGACGACATCGCGCTGATCGCCTTCAGAGCCGATCCACCAGGCTGA
- a CDS encoding ScbR family autoregulator-binding transcription factor, translating into MARQLRAERTRATIVRAAADLFDRHGYESTSLSEIVAHAGVTKGALYFHFAAKEDLAHAIMEMQSRTFRRLANDLDGRGYSSLEALMRLTFGMARVYEEGPVLRAGTRLATAGVPVRPPLPHPFTDWREIATSRLLDAVRQSDLHQDIDVDSVAHTLVSSVVGTCVVGGTLEPAGRQPRRLAEMWYILIRGMVPVTRRARYVTLAARLEQETGTA; encoded by the coding sequence ATGGCGAGGCAGCTACGCGCCGAACGGACCCGCGCGACGATCGTCCGTGCGGCGGCCGACCTGTTCGACCGCCACGGCTACGAGTCGACCAGTCTGAGCGAGATAGTCGCCCACGCCGGGGTCACCAAGGGCGCCCTGTACTTCCACTTCGCGGCGAAGGAAGACCTCGCGCACGCCATCATGGAGATGCAGTCCCGCACCTTTCGCCGGCTGGCGAACGACCTGGACGGGCGGGGCTACTCCTCGCTGGAGGCGCTGATGCGCCTCACGTTCGGCATGGCCCGGGTCTACGAGGAGGGGCCGGTACTGCGGGCCGGAACGCGGCTGGCCACCGCGGGCGTACCGGTACGGCCGCCCCTGCCGCACCCCTTCACCGACTGGCGGGAGATCGCCACCTCCCGGCTGCTGGACGCGGTGCGGCAGTCCGACCTGCACCAGGACATCGACGTCGACTCCGTCGCCCACACCCTCGTCTCCTCCGTCGTCGGCACCTGCGTCGTGGGCGGCACCCTCGAACCGGCGGGACGTCAGCCCCGCCGCCTGGCCGAGATGTGGTACATCCTGATCCGCGGCATGGTCCCGGTGACCCGGCGCGCCCGCTACGTCACCCTCGCGGCCCGCCTGGAACAGGAGACGGGCACGGCCTGA
- a CDS encoding cytochrome P450, with translation MDATTHDAVPPPGCPAHADARIPLYGPDFAADPHAYYDYARSYGPSAPVELAPGVDASLVTDYATALRLLQDNGTFRKDARRWKAFNDGLVPADSPVVPLLAYRPNAMFSDGAEHLRLRQAITDAMARIDTARLARSTEQISDYLISQFGSRGSADLMADYAKQLPLFVFNELFGCPADIGDRILFGISGMFDGVNAERAAEVLFGAVGELVALKRSRPGEDVTSWLMQHETRMTDEEMVYQLSLILGAGADPLRNLIGNTLHRILVHDEYARQGGLIDEAMEDTLWENPPVPNLAPHYPAADVEFAGQKFEAGELIMVSFAAANNSPSLAAARRSGSNRSHLAWSAGPHACPSKDPARQITMAAVENLLNRIPDIAAAVPEDSLTWRPGPFTRGLTALPARFTPLPAPDRAPAPGQAPAGERAEQSGTARKAAGTGRWSQFLNWLTR, from the coding sequence ATGGACGCCACCACCCACGACGCGGTGCCCCCGCCCGGATGCCCCGCCCACGCCGACGCGCGGATACCGCTGTACGGACCGGACTTCGCGGCCGACCCGCACGCCTACTACGACTACGCACGGTCATACGGCCCCTCCGCACCCGTCGAACTCGCCCCGGGTGTCGACGCCTCCCTCGTCACCGACTACGCCACGGCACTGCGCCTGCTCCAGGACAACGGCACCTTCCGAAAGGACGCGCGCCGCTGGAAGGCCTTCAACGACGGCCTGGTCCCGGCGGACAGCCCCGTCGTCCCGCTGCTCGCCTACCGCCCCAACGCCATGTTCAGCGACGGCGCCGAGCACCTGCGGCTGCGCCAGGCGATCACCGACGCCATGGCCCGCATCGACACCGCCCGGCTGGCCCGCAGCACCGAACAGATCTCGGACTACCTGATCTCCCAGTTCGGCTCCCGCGGCTCCGCCGACCTGATGGCCGACTACGCCAAGCAGCTCCCGCTGTTCGTCTTCAACGAACTCTTCGGCTGCCCCGCCGACATCGGCGACCGCATCCTGTTCGGCATTTCCGGCATGTTCGACGGCGTCAACGCGGAACGGGCCGCCGAGGTCCTCTTCGGTGCGGTCGGTGAGCTGGTGGCTCTCAAGCGCAGCCGCCCCGGCGAGGACGTGACCTCGTGGCTGATGCAGCACGAGACCAGGATGACCGACGAGGAGATGGTCTATCAGCTCTCACTGATCCTGGGCGCGGGCGCCGACCCGCTGCGCAACCTGATCGGCAACACCCTGCACCGCATCCTCGTCCACGACGAGTACGCCCGCCAGGGCGGACTGATCGACGAGGCGATGGAGGACACCCTGTGGGAGAACCCCCCGGTGCCCAATCTCGCGCCCCACTACCCCGCCGCCGACGTGGAGTTCGCCGGGCAGAAGTTCGAGGCGGGGGAGCTGATCATGGTGAGTTTCGCCGCCGCGAACAACAGCCCGAGCCTGGCCGCTGCCCGGCGGTCCGGCAGCAACCGGTCCCATCTGGCCTGGAGCGCGGGCCCGCACGCCTGCCCCTCGAAGGACCCCGCCCGCCAGATCACCATGGCCGCCGTCGAGAACCTCCTCAACCGGATTCCCGACATCGCGGCCGCCGTGCCCGAGGACAGCCTGACGTGGCGCCCCGGGCCCTTCACCCGCGGCCTCACCGCGCTCCCGGCCCGCTTCACCCCGCTCCCGGCCCCCGACCGGGCGCCTGCCCCGGGTCAGGCACCCGCGGGCGAGCGTGCCGAACAGTCCGGCACCGCGCGCAAGGCCGCGGGCACCGGCCGGTGGAGCCAGTTCCTGAACTGGCTCACGAGGTGA
- a CDS encoding cytochrome P450 produces the protein MDVHSAPVPPPGCPAHDSGARVPLYGPDFAADPQAYYDHLRSFGPTAPVELAPGVEATLVTDYTAALNLVREPAFRKDARRWRDLHSGRVPADSPVVPLLAYRPNCMFADGAEHERLRRAVTDSMARIDSRRLTRITEQVSAYLIAQVGNRGSADLMADYARQLPLFVFNELFGCPADIGDRVLVGIAGMFDGVDAAESARLLYAAVGELVALKREQPGDDVTSWLMEHEAGLTDDEMVHQLSLLLGAGAEPLRNLIGNTLHRILTRDRGAYQDVRDAVNDTLWKNPPIANFAAHYPAEDRRFAGREVRAGELMLVGFAAANAGMARTEGHHTGNRASLAWSAGPHACPSQRPATGITVTAVENLLGRLPDVELAVPEPLLTWRPGPFHRALNALPVRFGAVQAMEGPTVPLPPQRTTARVEHSADRHSADRHGADRHGAGGPGKWSQFLAWLRK, from the coding sequence ATGGATGTCCATTCCGCGCCCGTGCCCCCACCGGGGTGCCCCGCTCACGACTCCGGTGCCAGGGTGCCGCTGTACGGTCCGGACTTCGCGGCCGATCCGCAGGCGTACTACGACCACCTTCGCAGCTTCGGGCCGACCGCACCGGTGGAGCTCGCGCCCGGTGTGGAGGCCACGCTGGTCACGGACTACACGGCGGCGCTGAATCTGGTGCGCGAGCCCGCGTTCCGCAAGGACGCCCGCCGGTGGCGGGACCTCCACAGCGGCAGGGTCCCCGCGGACAGTCCGGTCGTGCCGCTGCTCGCGTACCGGCCGAACTGCATGTTCGCCGACGGTGCCGAGCACGAGCGGTTACGGCGAGCGGTGACCGACAGTATGGCCCGCATCGACTCCCGCCGACTGACCCGGATCACCGAGCAGGTCTCCGCGTACCTGATAGCCCAGGTCGGCAACCGCGGCTCCGCCGACCTGATGGCCGACTACGCCAGGCAGCTCCCGCTGTTCGTCTTCAACGAACTCTTCGGCTGCCCCGCCGACATCGGCGACCGGGTGCTGGTCGGCATCGCCGGCATGTTCGACGGAGTCGACGCCGCGGAGTCGGCCCGGCTGCTGTACGCGGCGGTCGGTGAACTCGTCGCCCTCAAGCGGGAGCAGCCCGGCGACGACGTCACCTCATGGCTGATGGAGCACGAGGCCGGCCTGACCGACGACGAGATGGTCCATCAGCTGTCCCTGCTCCTCGGGGCGGGCGCGGAACCTCTGCGGAACCTGATCGGCAACACCCTGCACCGCATCCTGACCCGGGATCGGGGTGCCTACCAGGATGTTCGCGATGCCGTCAACGACACGCTGTGGAAGAACCCGCCCATCGCGAACTTCGCCGCGCACTATCCGGCGGAGGACCGGAGGTTCGCAGGCCGGGAGGTGAGGGCGGGCGAGCTGATGCTGGTCGGCTTCGCGGCCGCCAACGCCGGCATGGCACGGACGGAGGGCCACCACACGGGCAACCGGGCCTCGCTCGCCTGGAGCGCCGGCCCGCACGCCTGCCCGTCGCAGCGGCCCGCGACAGGCATCACCGTCACCGCCGTCGAGAACCTGCTCGGCCGGCTGCCGGACGTCGAACTCGCCGTGCCGGAGCCCCTGCTGACCTGGCGGCCCGGCCCGTTCCACCGCGCCCTGAACGCGCTTCCCGTCCGCTTCGGCGCCGTCCAGGCCATGGAGGGGCCCACTGTGCCGCTCCCTCCACAGCGCACGACGGCACGGGTTGAGCACAGCGCGGATCGGCACAGCGCGGATCGGCACGGGGCGGATCGGCACGGGGCGGGCGGCCCCGGGAAGTGGTCCCAGTTCCTGGCCTGGCTGCGGAAGTGA
- a CDS encoding LysR family transcriptional regulator, which produces MNLGRLDLNLVVALRALLEERNVTRAGQRVGLSQPAMSAALSRLRRHFDDDLLARVGGHYELTALGQVLLDRVSTAYDLLERLFASQADFDPARESREFKLVASDYAVAVFGAELARVVHQEAPGIRLRFAQTPTTVVDATDALLSTTDGLFMPHGVISGFPATDLYQDRWVFLVADDHPSVGDRLTREDLARLPWVTYQRTYDAPAVRQLGMLGIEPRVEVSVDSFQIIPLLVSGTRRIALIQARLARLLAPLAAVRVVEPPYEAVPLSEALWWHPVHTHDAAHIWLRETAARVGGRMTEERPRHHRPPFPAGPNNRENRES; this is translated from the coding sequence GTGAATCTCGGTCGCCTGGACCTCAACCTCGTCGTCGCCCTGCGCGCCCTGCTGGAGGAGCGCAACGTGACCCGTGCCGGGCAGCGCGTCGGCCTCAGCCAGCCGGCGATGAGCGCGGCGCTCTCCCGCCTGCGCCGGCACTTCGACGACGACCTGCTGGCCCGGGTCGGCGGCCACTACGAACTCACCGCCCTCGGACAGGTCCTCCTCGACCGCGTGTCCACCGCCTACGACCTGCTGGAACGGCTGTTCGCCAGCCAGGCGGACTTCGACCCGGCCCGGGAGAGCCGGGAGTTCAAGCTCGTGGCGTCCGACTACGCGGTCGCCGTCTTCGGCGCCGAACTCGCCCGGGTGGTGCACCAGGAGGCTCCGGGCATCCGGCTGCGCTTCGCCCAGACGCCGACCACCGTGGTGGACGCCACGGACGCCCTGCTGAGCACCACCGACGGCCTGTTCATGCCGCACGGCGTCATCAGCGGCTTCCCCGCCACCGACCTCTACCAGGACCGTTGGGTCTTCCTCGTCGCCGACGACCACCCGAGCGTCGGCGACCGGCTGACCCGGGAAGACCTGGCCCGGCTGCCCTGGGTCACCTACCAGCGCACCTACGACGCCCCGGCCGTCCGCCAGCTCGGCATGCTGGGCATCGAGCCCCGGGTCGAGGTCTCCGTCGACAGCTTCCAGATCATCCCGTTGCTCGTCAGTGGAACCCGGCGCATCGCCCTCATCCAGGCCCGCCTCGCCCGGCTCCTCGCCCCGCTCGCCGCCGTACGCGTGGTGGAGCCGCCCTACGAGGCGGTGCCGCTGAGCGAGGCGTTGTGGTGGCACCCGGTGCACACCCACGACGCGGCCCACATCTGGCTGCGCGAGACCGCCGCCCGGGTCGGCGGGCGGATGACCGAGGAGCGCCCCCGCCACCACCGTCCTCCCTTCCCTGCTGGGCCGAACAACCGTGAGAACCGGGAGAGTTGA
- a CDS encoding fumarylacetoacetate hydrolase family protein — MSVKPEAASALFAGPFALATLSAPEGPAFPALVTPDARVTDLRSAFEDAGLSMRGLLDDWDAVAPRLAALAGDDAAARRPLAEFRVHAPVEPRQVFQSGANYRQHVIDLHVAHRAPDDDRPEEERRAEAAGIMDRRAAEGLPYVFIGLPSAVTGPYDDVVLPAWAEKPDWELELAAVIGRPAHRVSVGEALDHVAGYTIANDLTDRATVFRRDMPQIGTDWLRSKNAPGFTPLGPWIVPAASIADPGDLRLTLRLNGETMQDESTKDMIFDIARMVSYVSQTARLLPGDLVLTGSPAGNGMHWGRLLRDGDVMDASITGLGAQRTRCVAEVTR, encoded by the coding sequence ATGTCCGTGAAACCTGAAGCCGCGTCCGCCCTCTTCGCCGGACCCTTCGCCCTGGCCACCCTTTCCGCTCCCGAGGGCCCCGCCTTCCCCGCCCTCGTCACTCCCGACGCCCGGGTGACCGACCTGCGGTCCGCCTTCGAGGACGCCGGCCTCAGCATGCGCGGGCTCCTCGACGACTGGGACGCGGTTGCGCCGCGGCTGGCCGCACTGGCCGGCGACGACGCCGCCGCGCGCAGGCCACTGGCGGAGTTCCGCGTGCACGCGCCGGTCGAGCCGCGCCAGGTCTTCCAGTCGGGGGCCAACTACCGGCAGCACGTCATCGACCTGCACGTCGCGCACCGGGCCCCGGACGACGACCGGCCGGAGGAGGAGCGGCGCGCGGAGGCCGCCGGGATCATGGACCGGCGGGCCGCCGAGGGCCTGCCGTACGTGTTCATCGGCCTGCCGAGCGCGGTCACCGGCCCCTACGACGACGTCGTACTCCCGGCCTGGGCCGAGAAGCCCGACTGGGAGCTGGAGCTGGCGGCGGTGATTGGCCGCCCGGCCCACCGGGTGTCCGTCGGCGAAGCCCTGGACCACGTCGCGGGTTACACGATCGCCAACGACCTGACCGACCGGGCCACGGTCTTCCGCCGGGACATGCCGCAGATCGGCACCGACTGGCTGCGCAGCAAGAACGCCCCCGGGTTCACCCCGCTCGGACCCTGGATCGTGCCCGCCGCCTCGATCGCGGACCCGGGCGACCTGCGCCTCACCCTGAGGCTCAACGGCGAGACCATGCAGGACGAGTCCACCAAGGACATGATCTTCGACATCGCCCGGATGGTCTCCTACGTCTCGCAGACCGCCCGGCTGCTCCCCGGCGACCTGGTGCTCACCGGCTCCCCCGCCGGCAACGGCATGCACTGGGGCCGGCTGCTGCGTGACGGCGACGTCATGGACGCCTCGATCACCGGGCTCGGTGCCCAGCGCACCCGCTGTGTGGCGGAGGTGACTCGATGA
- a CDS encoding cyclase family protein has protein sequence MTPDRTDPEGAIARAAKAYSNWGRWGEDDVLGTLNFLDGAKRREGAALVRRGVSFSLSQRFDMNGPQKGWRRRTNPVHTMLDTGTDAALGNQGFPHGIGGADDVIAMPLQCSTQWDGLGHIFDHGKAWNGRPAEQVVTSEGDLVTGIEHMAPHVAGRGVLLDVGRVAGEDGELPDGFAITEEHLAATAGAHGVRVGRGDIVLVRTGRLARARREGWGDYAGGPAPGLSFTTAGWLHRTEVAAIATDTWGFEVRPNEFEHAFQPLHQVAIPHIGLLIGEMWDLDALAEDCAEDGEYGFWLTAAPLPITGAVGSPVNPIAVK, from the coding sequence ATGACGCCGGACCGCACCGACCCCGAGGGGGCCATAGCGCGCGCCGCGAAGGCGTACTCCAACTGGGGCCGCTGGGGCGAGGACGACGTGCTCGGCACGCTGAACTTCCTCGACGGGGCCAAGCGACGCGAGGGCGCCGCACTGGTCCGGCGGGGTGTCAGCTTCTCCCTCTCCCAGCGCTTCGACATGAACGGCCCGCAGAAGGGCTGGCGCCGCCGCACCAACCCGGTGCACACCATGCTGGACACCGGCACCGACGCCGCCCTCGGCAACCAGGGCTTCCCGCACGGCATCGGCGGCGCCGACGACGTGATCGCCATGCCGTTGCAGTGCTCCACGCAGTGGGACGGGCTCGGCCACATCTTCGACCACGGCAAGGCGTGGAACGGACGCCCCGCCGAACAGGTCGTCACCTCCGAGGGCGATCTCGTCACCGGCATCGAGCACATGGCCCCGCACGTCGCCGGACGCGGGGTGCTCCTGGACGTCGGCCGGGTCGCCGGCGAGGACGGTGAGCTGCCGGACGGCTTCGCGATCACCGAGGAGCACCTGGCCGCGACCGCCGGGGCGCACGGCGTCCGGGTGGGCCGCGGCGACATCGTCCTCGTCCGCACCGGCCGGCTCGCCCGGGCGCGCCGCGAGGGCTGGGGCGACTACGCGGGCGGGCCCGCACCCGGCCTGTCGTTCACCACGGCCGGCTGGCTGCACCGCACCGAGGTCGCCGCGATCGCCACCGACACCTGGGGCTTCGAGGTCCGCCCGAACGAGTTCGAGCACGCCTTCCAGCCGCTGCACCAGGTCGCCATCCCGCACATCGGCCTGCTGATCGGCGAGATGTGGGACCTGGACGCCCTCGCCGAGGACTGCGCGGAAGACGGCGAGTACGGCTTCTGGCTCACCGCCGCGCCCCTGCCCATCACCGGCGCGGTCGGCTCACCCGTCAACCCGATCGCGGTCAAGTAG
- a CDS encoding FAD-dependent oxidoreductase yields the protein MTQPRTVLVVGGGAAGNAVTILLRRAGLTVDLVEAKDDWNATAGSGITLQGNALRVLRELGVWEQVEASGFGFGSVGITAPDGTVLHVQDDLRTGGDDLPATVGMQRPRLQQILIDAVRASGATVRLGTTAEILDQDTDGVTVRLSDGTERRYDLVIAADGLGSATRAAIGITDKPEPTGMAIWRIAAPRPAGLTRTDLAYGGPAHIAGYCPTSGTTLYAYVVEANRDRASIPPGSYAEEMRRLTRHYGGHWPEITEHITDPAKVNYTWFDRMLVEGSWHRGRVVLIGDAAHCCPPTLAQGAAMSLEDAWVLAQLLTGGDAWDDALFQVYYERRIARVRPVVEASVQIGQWQLDGVRDADVPGLMGRTMKMLRELP from the coding sequence ATGACCCAGCCCCGCACGGTCCTCGTCGTCGGTGGCGGCGCGGCCGGCAACGCCGTGACGATCCTGCTGCGCCGCGCCGGTCTCACCGTGGACCTGGTCGAGGCCAAGGACGACTGGAACGCCACCGCCGGCTCCGGCATCACACTCCAGGGCAACGCCCTGCGCGTGCTGCGCGAACTCGGCGTCTGGGAGCAGGTGGAGGCGTCCGGATTCGGTTTCGGCTCGGTCGGCATCACCGCCCCCGACGGCACCGTCCTGCACGTCCAGGACGACCTGCGCACCGGCGGCGACGACCTGCCCGCCACCGTCGGCATGCAGCGGCCGCGGCTCCAGCAGATCCTCATCGACGCCGTGCGCGCCAGTGGCGCCACCGTCCGCCTCGGCACCACCGCCGAGATCCTGGACCAGGACACCGACGGTGTCACCGTACGCCTCAGCGACGGCACCGAGCGCCGCTACGACCTGGTGATCGCCGCCGACGGCCTCGGCTCCGCCACCCGGGCCGCGATCGGCATCACCGACAAGCCCGAGCCGACCGGCATGGCCATCTGGCGCATCGCCGCCCCGCGCCCCGCCGGCCTGACCCGCACCGACCTCGCCTACGGCGGCCCCGCCCACATCGCCGGGTACTGCCCCACCAGCGGGACGACGCTCTACGCGTACGTCGTCGAGGCCAACCGGGACCGCGCCTCCATACCGCCCGGGTCGTACGCCGAGGAGATGCGCCGCCTCACCCGCCACTACGGCGGACACTGGCCGGAGATCACCGAGCACATCACCGACCCGGCAAAGGTCAACTACACCTGGTTCGACCGGATGCTCGTCGAAGGCTCCTGGCACCGCGGCCGCGTCGTGCTGATCGGCGACGCCGCGCACTGCTGCCCGCCCACTCTCGCGCAGGGCGCCGCGATGTCCCTGGAGGACGCCTGGGTGCTGGCACAGCTCCTGACCGGCGGCGACGCCTGGGACGACGCGCTGTTCCAGGTCTACTACGAGCGGCGGATCGCCCGCGTCCGGCCAGTGGTCGAGGCATCGGTGCAGATCGGGCAGTGGCAGCTGGACGGTGTACGGGACGCCGACGTACCCGGCCTGATGGGCCGCACCATGAAGATGCTCCGGGAGCTGCCGTGA